CGTCCCCGGCGCCCGCGGTCCAGCCCCGAAGGCAGGGCGGGTCCACAGGCTTCGGTAACCGCTCCTCCCGCCCCAGCCCCGAACCCCGCGGCCGCTTTAACAGCCGTGGACGTGAGAATTTTCCACCAATCTGGAGACCTAGATGCTGGCGCAGGAACCAAAACCCGAGGGCCGCGGAGACGCCAGAAGGGCGAGAAGCCAGGGATCCCGCCTTTCCAGCACCGGGAGGGGGAGACCCCTGGGCGAAGAGCCCCCCCCCCGTGCCCACCACGTGCCCCCCTCTTGCCCCCCTCTCCAGGCGTCCCGGGTCACTTCCCGCCGTCCCCTCCCCAGCTTCCTCGCCCCTGCCCCTGGCGACCCTCCCGGGGTTTCCTTTgtcccccgcccccacgccctTGCCCCCTGGGCGTCCCGAGTCCGCTCCTTGGCCTGGTCCCCCCGCCTCCCATGACCTTCGCTCGTCCCCTCCCGGAGTTTCTCCGGTGTGCACCCCACCCTCTCCCGGGTCTCCGtgtcccctccccgccccgcccccgttTTTAAACCTGGCGCCGAGCGCGCGGGTCGGGGAGCGCCCTCGCCGGAGCGGTTAAAGGCGCGGCAGATCGCGGGCGCCGCGTCTTCCGAGGGCATCATGAGACCCGAGGCGGCGGCCGGAGCCCCGGAGGAGCGGGGACGCGTCTGTCACTGCGTCGGGGACGGTCCCCGGGGACCACCGGCGCCGCGCGGGCCCGAGAGGTGAGGGCGTCCCCGCGGCGCGTGGGTGCGGGCAAGGCAGGCAGGATGCTCCGGCCGCGCTGATCACGGGGTGACCAGGCGGAACCCTGGAGCCCGACGGCGACGCCCCGCAAGTTCCTAGGCGTGAGACGGGGACGCAGAATCTTCTCGGCTCCTGAGCTCCGTTCCCAACTGGGGAGGCCCCAGAGGCGGCCGGCAGTGGACCAAAGCTTCCGTTTCTAGATCTGGAACCCACCGAGCTGGCCGCTGAGCGAGCCCTGcgcggggcagggggtgggtcGCGTCCTGTTGACCGGCACATCCTTGGTGATATTCTTTGTTTGCCCCGTGCTTGGGGTTCAGCGTTCGCTGTTCCGGCGGTgcggggcgtggggtgggggatACCAGCCCCTTTTAAGGTAGTCAAGTTAAAATCAAATTAGCAGGGGAGATGGAGAAGGGGCTGGGTGGCCAGGCGGTCAGAGAGGAGAAACTCAGTCCCGCTTTTTTTGCCTGGTAAAACTCTGCAGACTGGTCTCTGGAGTCCTGATCTTTCAGTAGTCAGGGAGATGAGGTTGAAATGAATAGGCGACCAAGTAGCCAGCTACAGTGGGGAGAACGAACTGAAGAATCCAGCCAGGATGGGAGAGAAATTTCTCAACTAATGTGTATCAGATTTGGGAGTTCTGAAAGCCCGGTGAAGGCAGAGAACTGGAAATGTGgcaggagaaacacacacacacacacacacacacacagcacaggctTAACGCACAGACTGAGAACTTGAAAGAACATTCTGGTGTGTCCAGTGACATTTAGGCAGACGTTAGAAATGATTAGAGTGATAACTCTTATGATCCAgctttaaaagcagaaaatgctGTGGTTCACTCTTGGTCCCTGTCCTTCCAGCCAAACTCCATGGAGACCTTGGACCCTGACCCCTCAGGAAGCTGAGCCCACCAGAACTGGAAGTGAGGTAAGGTCAGTGTGTGGGCCTTGTAGATACCAACCGGTTGGCCAGAAAGCGGCACCATCTCTACAATGAAGGGACAAGGAGAGGCCTCCTCGGCCAGTCCCTCCCTGGGTCATCTAATGCAGAATTGCCTTGGGGTCTGGGAGTGGGCACCCTGCCGGTCAGGTGTTGATGGGGTCTGACTCAGACACGGATTGGCTCTGGCTTGCTTCTGTTTCTTGAAAAGCAATGCCATGATGGCAGAACTGTTTCAAGGACATCGTAAAAGGTTTCTTCCATATTGCGTTTTTCTTCCCCCTGATAACACAGCAAGTAGTGGGGAGAGAAGGCCTTGGTCCCCCTCAAATTAGAGAAAAGATGAGCACAGGCTCAAAAGATTAGCACCAGGCTGGTGCCCTAGTGCAAATATGGGCAGAGCTCTGTCTGGAGGGCCCAGAAGGTGCAGTGAAAAGTCTCCACCTGCCATTTGACTCTTTCTGAAACTTTGGGCCCTGTCTGCAAGTGCTCCTAAGTCATGCTTTCTGAGCAAACACACTCCAGCTGAGGGCTTTGGAGGGCAAGATTAATCGCCACCACtattcttttgtctcctgcattggtaactAAAGTGCTTTATACTTACTGGAGTAATGACTTGCTTTCATAGAATTCACCTGTCCTTTgtcatattttaaagtataaatggCTGACTTTTAAAGTGCCAGAGTTAATCAGGCTAGGAAGGACCATTAGGTAACACTTCTGGCAGAGTGTGCAGTTATTTCTAGTCTGATAAGAAACTCAGGTTCAGACTTCTCTGGCATTTTGATATTTAGACTCCTTCATTAAATTAGTCTGAATAATGGGAGTTTTAATTCAGTTACTATTTAAAGAGTGAAGCAAATCAAATCTATATTAAATGAATGCggaatataattttttcttgcCCCAAATTATTCTTACCTGCAATAACTAGATAATGGGAAGTAATTCCTTCTCTTGCATCCAAACTTAAGTTCGTAAgcataagattttaaaaagtgcttgGGAGAAAAAATtatccaattttcttttaaatgaaaaatatgtgcAGTCTACCAGTTGTTTGCAAGAATAAAAAATACAGCACACTTTCCTAGTGTAAGGTAGTCCTGTTTTCTATTATGATGAGAAGGTCATtggtgagaaaaaaaatgaagattactGGCAGAAAAATGTTAAGCTATAGCAGCTTTCTATGGATCATCCACAAGGCACATGGATTTTTTTgcgggggagtggggtggggtggggtggagagtggGTGTTCACAAGAGCTGTAGCGCTCAGCTGCCCGGCTCCCCACTGGCCAGCTGTTTGCAGGGTCCGATTGGCCGGACAGAGAGGTCAGTGGCGAACGACCCCCCATACCGCTCTGGGTTCCCGGGAGCCCCGGCCAGGTGAGCGCAAGCAGGAGAGGCGAGGGCCGGCTTCTTGCTCAGCAGCGCCCCCTCCCGACAAAGAGGGAGAATTGTTCGGCTCCTGAGCTATGCtgtatgtttctttttcaaaaactgtcttttaatttatttattggccgctctgggtcttcgttgctttgcgcagtctttctctagttgaggctaGCGGGGACTACTttttgctgtggtgcacgggccttCCCACTGCGGTGACTCCTTTCGTTGCAGAGCCCAGTTGTCTCGGTTAGTTGCATGCAATTCGTAGGCTCTAGAGCCGGGTAGTTTTGGCAtaagggcttagttgttctgcagcatatgggatcatcccggaccagggactgaacgaTACCCCCTGTCTTGCAAGgcgtattcttttttttttttttgcagggcgtattcttaaccactggaagccCTGTTTGTATTTCTTGAGAAATGTCATTGGCCTGGGACgttaggggtgggggtggaggggactaCTGCCTAGGGACCTGAACTGCAGGTCAGCAGACCAAAATTAGAATACAATCTAAAGTCAAGGGAAAGTCTCAAACCCCTGAGCAGGGCGGGGGTCACTCTCCCCCATTTGATGTCCCTTtccactaaacaacagcaataattaCAGAAGAGCTTAGCGCAGACGTGACTTCCTggaaccacccccctcccccgaccTGCGTcgcacacccccccccccccaccccccgccaaacAGTGAACTTCATTATGGAACAGATTTTGTTCCAAAGACCCTCATTATTTCCCTTAGCTCAACATAGCATGTTATTAAAATAAGGCTGATAAAATGTCAAGGAGGCTTATGATTTCGGGTCTTCCtgttaagatttttgttttgtttgtttcctggtttttatttgttttgttttagctgcGTGGTTTGAAGGGATCTttgttcctcgaccagggatttaacctgagCCCATGGACGcgaaagcgtggagtcctaacctaCCCAGGGAATAACCACGTTTAAGTTTTTAACTCAGTCTGAGTTATGTGCTCTGTATGGTGTAAGATAAGGGCCCAGTTTGCAGGTGGTtattcagttttctcaacaccgtttattgaaaagactgtcctttgcCCATTATGTATTTTTGGGCCCCTTGTTATGAATTAATTGATGATAAAtgcatgaatttatttctgggctctgtaatCTGTCccgttgatctatgtgtctgtattTAAGCCAATAGCTTTTTGATACTGTTTTGACTACTGTTTTTGATTTTGATCGACTATTGTTTTGCtcactatagctttgtaatatactaATAGTTTGAAACCAAGAAATGTGATGGTTCAAGCTTGTCAtcctttcttaagattgctttggctgttcagggCCTGCACCGAGCAGTGTCTTACCTTTCAAATGCTATGCATGTCCTTGGGAACCtgtcttcctcttcccttctggttggtgttgcatgcatgctaagttgcttcatttgtgtcttgACTCTGTATGATCCTGTGGACTGgagtccaccagggtcctctgttcaagggattctccaggcgacaaTACTGTAGGGGGTTgtcgtgccttcctccaggggatcttgctgatgcagggatcaagcccacgactcttatgtctcatgcattggcaggtgggttctttaccgctaatgccacctggaaagccccttggTTGGTGTTACTTGAGTTCAAATCTCTGTCACCTCTTGCCAGAGACCTCCAAGCCCTTACCTCACCAATCTATGCTATTCGCTGCTTCCAGCAGCCACCGTGATCCTTAAAATACAGAGCTCATTGTTGAACCCCTAGCTCAGAAATCATTAATGGTCTTGAATTCTGTCTCCAGAATGAAACCTAGACTCAGTCATGTGTTTTCAAGGTGTTCAGTATCCGGATTCAACTTCCTGTTGAGCCCTTTTGCCAGGGCAGTTTCTCATTCATTTCACACTGGGCTCTACCTTTCCCAATCTATGCTGTCTATTTTCCTGACCCTCAGAATCGGATGCTCTGCTCCACCGTGGATGGGTGGATAGGCCCAGAACTGAATACCCAAGTGCTATTGATGtctctgccaggctccccatGAGTCCTTTCCTGATCTCCCTCCTTGCTTAAAATAGTGAGCATCTTACTGCTTGATGCTTTTATAGTGTGTTTATTTGCCTCCATGTGTGTCTTTCCccattagattttaaaatgtgtgaagtGGGGGCCTGTGTCCAACTCATCTTTCCGTCTTGGGACCCCTCACAGTGCTGGGACATTGTGACAACTGTCAAAGGAAGGGGAGCTCATCAGTATTCTATTCAGTTGTTTAAATTGTCTCTAAAATTGGAACCGATCCTAACAAGTGCAGGCTGTGCACAcatgggtgctcagtcgtgtctgactctttgcaaccccgtggactaggCTCCCATGGGAGTTCCCACTAGgctccgtgggatttcccaggcaatcatactggagtgggttgccatttcctacaccggGGATcgtcccgagccagggatcacaccctcatctcttgcatctcaggAATTggaaggcagtttctttaccactgcagcacctgggaaggcccaagtgcaggctgctgctgctgttgctgctgctaagtcgcttcagtcgtgtctgactctgtgcgaccccagagatggcagcccaccaggctcccccatctctgagattctccaggcaagaacactgccatttccttctccaatgcatgaaagtgaaaagtgaaactgaagtcgctcagtcgtgtccgactcttggcgaccccatggactgcagcctaccaggctcctccgtccatgggattttccaggcaggagtactggagtggggtgccatcgccttctccgaagtgCAGGCTACttacatcttatttttaaaggcttCAGGATGCTCCTTTCAAAGGATTCTTGACTGTGtctgtgtttgtatgtgtctGTCCTTGCAGCTTGAGCCTGAGGGTGATCAAGACACCTTTGGATCGAAGGGGGCCTTTGGGTTTCAGCATCCTGTCAGGTAATATCTAACTTCACCATAGAAATATATCATTCCTTTTAATATAAGCTTCAGTACACTTTAGTGTCTTCAAGtgtatacattttcaaaaatcGAAAATAATTCAGTGTATTTCCCAACATTATTTGGTTATGATTACTCTAGGGAACTTCAAGAATattctgttgaaaaaaaaaaaaaagaatattctgttGGATATctggaatttattcatttatttattcagtgtttCAGTTGCAAGTTGAAATTGGCGTCTTTTTTTTATatctatactttaaaatatatatttatttatttactggctgtgctggatcttagttgcagcttaTGGGATTTAGTTTCCTGCCCGGGGATCGAGCcgggtcccctgctttgggagctggGAATCTTAGCTAGGAAAATCCCCTGTGTTGATACTTTTTGTCTATGTCTCTCATTATACATCTTTCCATGCGTTTAATTGCATGTgacttgtatatgtatatatctgctTATTCACTTAGATATTTAGGTTCCTTTCTATTTTCTCCCAGGATATAAGTTAATATATTGCCTAGTGCAAAATAGACCTCCTAACTGTGGGCGTGGAGAAAACGAGGGGCTGGGTGGATGCTGTACTGTGGTTGAACCTCTGCCGTCTCAGTAGTTCTGTTGACAATGATCGGGACCATCACTGCTCTAAgccttttaagtttcattttagGCAAGTGGTTCGTTCTCAGCGTTTCTGTTCCTCTGTGTGCCTCTCTCTATTtctctcagcctctctctctccagctgTCATTTCCTTCATCAAAGTAAACCTAGCCTGTGCTGTCACCTCTCGGCAGAGTATTGTTACCCTGGTTAGCCTGGAATTAGAGGCTTTAATAAAACctaaagctgtgaaaagaagagaagtgaaaagcaaaggagaaaaggaaagatataaacatctgaatgcagagttccaaagaagagcaagaagagataagaaagccttcttcagcgatcaatgcaaagaaatagaggaaaacaacagaatgggaaagactagggatctctttaagaaaatcagagataccaaaggaacatttcatgcaaagatgggctcgataaaggacagaaatggtatggacctaatagaagcagaagatattaagaagagatggcaagaatacacagaagaactgtacaaaaaagatcttcacgacccaggtaatcacgatggtgtgatcactcacctagagccagacatcctggaatgtgaagtcaagtgggccttagaaagcatcagtacgaacaaagctagtggaggtgatggaattccagtggagctattccaaatcctgaaagatgatgctgtgaaagtgctgcactcaatatgccagcaaatttggaaaactcagcagtggccacaggactggaaaaggtcagttttcattccaatcccaaagaaaggcaatgccaaagaatgctcaaactaccgcacaattgcactcatctcactcgctagtaaagtaatgctcaaaattctccaagccaggcttcagcaatatgtgaaccgtgaacttcctgattttcaagctggttttagaaaaggtagaggaaccagagatcaaattgccaacatctgctggatcatggaaaaagcaagagagttccagaaaaacattgatttctgctttattgactatgccaaagcctttgactgtgtggatcacaataaactgtggaaagttctgaaagagatgggaataccagaccacctgatctgcctcttgagaaatttgtatgcagatcaggaagcaacagttagaactgaacatggaacaacagactggttccaaataggaaaaggagtatgtcaaggctgtatattgtcaccctgtttatttaacttatatgcagagtacatcatgagaaacgctgaactggaagaaacacaagctggaatcaagattgcaggaagaaatatcaataacctcagatatgcagatgacaccacccttatggcagaaagtgaagaggaactcaaaagcctcttgatgaaagtgaaagtggagagtgaaaaagttggcttaaagctcaacattcagaaaacgaagatcatggcatccggtcccatcacttcatgggaaatagatggggaaacagtggaaacagtgtcagactttatttttctgggctccaaaatcactacagatggtgactgcagccatgaaattaaaagatgcttactccttggaaggaaagttatgaccaacctagatagcatattgaaaagcagagacattactttgccaacaaaggtccgtctagtcaaggctatggtttttcctgtggtcatgcatgggtgtgagagttggactgtgaagaaggctgagcaccgaagaattgatgcttttgaactgtggtgttggagaagactcttgagagtcccttggactgcaaggagatccaaccagtccattctgaaggagatcagccctgggatttctttggaaggaatgatgctaaagctgaaactccagtaccttggccacctcatgcgaagagttgactcattggaaaagactctgatgctgggagggattgggggcaagaggagaaggggacgacagaggatgagatggctggatggcatcactgactcgttggacgtgagtctgaatgatctccgggagttggtgatggacagggaggcctggcatgctgcgattcatggggtcgcaaagagtcggacatgactgagtgactgatctgatctgatctgatttgaaagATAGTAACTGCTGGAGATGAAATTTCGAGCCCCTCAGACTGATCAAAGAGTGATTTGGGGATAAAGGACATTCTCCTGGTGTTTCACACCATAGTCTTCAGTTCTTGTAGAATCCCTGCAAGTGCAGTgcaggttgctcagtcgtgtccgactctttgcgaccccgtggactatacagtccatggaattctccaggccagaatactggagtgggtagcctctcccttctccaggggatcttcccaacccagggatggaacccaagtctcccacattgcaggcagattctttaccagctgagccaggcagattctttaccaactgagctatcagggaagccccagaatcactgaggaagctttaaaaatactaatgTGGGGTGATTCCTCTGGGGATTCTGGAgaaaactcagtcatgtctgactctttgcgacctctctccatgggatttcccagggaggaatactggagtgggttgccatgcctttctccaggggatcttcccgactcagggattgaacccaggcctctcactttgcaggcagattctttactgtccgagctaccagggaagccccaaaagagcAGGTtttgggatttttgtttgttccGGGtctggcagcatgtgggattttagttcccctaccagggatccaAGCAgcgcccccctgcagtggaagcgcagccTTAACCACTGGCTCTCCCGGGGAGTCCTCGGTAGCTCATTTCTGACCTAGAATGGGGTTCATCACCAGGTGCCCCCACTTGCTCAGTTTGTGTCCTGTgtgcagaattaaaaaaaaaaaaaaaacaatgctgtCCAcactgaaggcaaaatgagagagGAAGACTGGGCATTAGCTGCTTCTAAAGAAAAGGCTCCTCTCAGTGCGGTTGAAAACTGTCTTCAGGCTGACTAACGGTGTACTTGTTTCTTTAATCTCAGACTCTACTTGCCCATTTCTAAGCGTCAAGAGTATCTGCAGAGCTCCGGGGAGAAGGTGCTGGCCAGTTTCCCCGTGCAAGCCACCATCCACTTCTACAATGACGagtctgagtcagaggaggagctggaggaagacACCCAGTTCTCCGCCCTGCAGCGCGAGGAGGTGGCAGATGGCTCAGAGAGGAAGGCCAGAGACGGGGCCGCAAACCCGGCGCGGTGGCCCGGGGGCCTCGATGGGAA
The DNA window shown above is from Bos indicus isolate NIAB-ARS_2022 breed Sahiwal x Tharparkar chromosome 1, NIAB-ARS_B.indTharparkar_mat_pri_1.0, whole genome shotgun sequence and carries:
- the RIPPLY3 gene encoding protein ripply3, coding for MRPEAAAGAPEERGRVCHCVGDGPRGPPAPRGPESQTPWRPWTLTPQEAEPTRTGSELEPEGDQDTFGSKGAFGFQHPVRLYLPISKRQEYLQSSGEKVLASFPVQATIHFYNDESESEEELEEDTQFSALQREEVADGSERKARDGAANPARWPGGLDGKGPPPDRDSPEAAACPSCV